CTAAAAATTTCAGGAACGAAGGGATGGACAGAACCCACAACCCAGAGTTCACCGCCATGGAAATTTATGTAGCCTATAAAGACTACAATTGGATGATGGATTTTTGCGAGCGTCTTTTAGAACATTGTGCTACTGCAGTAAACGGAACCACAAAAGTAACTTTTGGCGAACACGAAATAGACTTTAAAGCGCCTTATGCCAGAGTAACTATGGCCGATTCCATAAAGCATTTTACAGGTTTCGACATCACGGGAAAAACTGAAGCTGAAATACGTCAGGCAGCTAAAGACCTAGGTGTTGAAGTAGATGAAACCATGGGCAAAGGCAAATTAATTGATGAAATATTCGGCGAAAAATGTGAAGGTAATTACATCCAACCAACCTTCATAACAGACTACCCAAAGGAAATGAGCCCGCTTTGTAAAGAACATCGAGACAACCCAGAATTGACCGAACGTTTTGAGCTTATGGTCTGTGGTAAAGAAATTGCCAACGCCTATTCTGAACTTAACGATCCTATTGATCAACGCGAACGTTTTGAACACCAATTAAAATTGGCAGCAAAAGGTGATGATGAAGCGACCGAGTTTATCGATTACGATTTTCTTCGTGCTTTAGAATATGGTATGCCACCTACATCGGGCATGGGTATTGGCATGGACCGTTTAATTATGTTTTTAACTAACAACCAGTCGATACAAGAGGTATTGTTTTTCCCTCAAATGCGACCTGAGAAAAAAGCCATAGCCGTTAGTGAAGATGCGAAAGCTGTTATTGAAATATTGAAAAAATCGGAAAAACTCGAACTTGTAGATTTAAAAACACAATCTGGGCTTTCGAACAAAAAATGGGACAAAACCATAAAAGAACTCACCAAAAATAACTTAGCGAAAGTTGAAAAAACAGAGGATGGGTTATTTGTTGAGATGGTTTAAATTTAAAATCCCCCTTTCAGCAAAAACCTTTATTTTTTAAATTCAAAAAAAATATTATAAATTCGACACCAATTATAGTTGCTATGCAACACCTATTGTAGCTTACAATCACAACGCTATTGCACTTCTCTCTTAAATAGCCCCTAACTTATAAATGCAATGTTAAGCAAGCTCAACAAAAAAGTTATTCTTTTACCTTTGGCATCGTTTATTATAACATTGCTAATTGTTTTAACAGTTTGGAATAAATACGCAAAAAGCAATAATAAGCTCATTGAAGACAATGTTATCCAAACCGGAAGGCTTATTTCTAAGGAGTTTAAAAACATTGTTGAAACCGATTTAGCTCAAATCCAGAACCTTAAAAACAGGATTGAGTTCACCAATGGCTTATACCTTAACCATTGGGAAAAGG
This genomic stretch from Flavobacteriaceae bacterium GSB9 harbors:
- the lysS gene encoding lysine--tRNA ligase codes for the protein MQLSEQELVRREKLNKLRDLGINPYPAELYPVTHTSKEVKDLFEEGKQVVVAGRLMMVKVQGKASFAQLQDAEGKIQIYFNRDEICPGEDKTKYNDVFKKLLDFGDFIGIEGELFKTKVGEKTIKVKDFTLLSKALKPLPVPKEKDGKIYDAFTDPEQRYRQRYADLVVNPKVKDVFVKRTKLFNAMRQFFNDAGYFEVETPVLQPIPGGAAARPFVTHHNSLDVPLYMRIANELYLKRLIVGGFDGVYEFSKNFRNEGMDRTHNPEFTAMEIYVAYKDYNWMMDFCERLLEHCATAVNGTTKVTFGEHEIDFKAPYARVTMADSIKHFTGFDITGKTEAEIRQAAKDLGVEVDETMGKGKLIDEIFGEKCEGNYIQPTFITDYPKEMSPLCKEHRDNPELTERFELMVCGKEIANAYSELNDPIDQRERFEHQLKLAAKGDDEATEFIDYDFLRALEYGMPPTSGMGIGMDRLIMFLTNNQSIQEVLFFPQMRPEKKAIAVSEDAKAVIEILKKSEKLELVDLKTQSGLSNKKWDKTIKELTKNNLAKVEKTEDGLFVEMV